The Myxococcus virescens DNA segment ACACCTCCACCTTCGCCTTCAGCGCCGCCGAGGGCGGCACCCAGGTCGTCTGGGCCATGTCCGGCGAGAACAACTTCATGAGCAAGGCGATGAGCCTGCTCATGGACATGGAGGCCATGATTGGGAAGGACTTCGAGAAGGGCCTAGCGACCATGAAGGACGTCGCCGTGGCCGACGCGAAGAAGCGCGCGGAGGCCGAGGCCGCGCGCGTCGCGGAGGAGAAGGCTCGCGCGGAGGCCGAGGCCGCCGCGGCTGCTGCTCCGGCCGGGGAAGGTGCTCCCGCCGTGGCCGCGCCCGCCGTGCCGTGATGCACGCCTGACGCCACGAGGTCCGAGCGCGCGGTGGTGGACACTGCCACGCGCGCGAGTGCCGACTCGCCGACGTCCCCCCAAGCCTCATGGCCTCAGGGTGGACGCGGCCAGCGTAGACGGCGCCTTCACCTCTCTCGTTGGCGACAGGCTCCCATGAAATTGCGCAAGCCCTCGGCGAAGACCCGGCCCACCACGCTCAAGAGCGAAAGCCTCGAACCCCACCGGATGCATGCGGTGGGGAAGGTCCTCACCACGGACCAGGGCATTCCCATCTCGGACACGGACAACTCGCTGAAGGCCGGCATCCGCGGCCCCACGCTCCTGGAGGACTTCCACTTCCGGGAGAAGATGATGCGCTTCGACCACGAGCGCATCCCGGAGCGCGCCGTCCACGCGCGTGGCGCGGGCGCCCACGGTTACTTCCAGGTCTACAAGTCGCTGGAGAAGTACACCCAGGCCCGCTTCCTCACCGACCCGTCCCTGCGCACGCCGGTGTTCGTGCGCTTCTCCACCGTGGGCGGCTCACGTGGCTCGGCGGACACCGTGCGTGACGTGCGCGGCTTCGCCACCAAGTTCTATACGGAGGAAGGCAACTTCGACCTGGTGGGCAACAACATGCCCGTCTTCTTCATCCAGGACGGCATCAAGTTCCCGGACTTCGTCCACGCGGTCAAACCCGAGCCGCACAACGAAATCCCCCAGGCGTCCTCGGCGCATGACTCGCTCTGGGACTTCGTCTCGCTCGTCCCCGAGACGACGCACATGATCATGTGGCTGATGTCGGACCGCGCCATTCCGCGCAGCTTCCGGATGATGGAGGGCTTCGGCGTCCACACCTTCCGGCTGGTCAACGCGGCCGGCAAGGCGAACCTGGTCAAGTTCCACTGGAAGCCGCTGCTGGGCAACCACGCGCTCGTGTGGGACGAGGCCCAGAAGCTGTCTGGCAAGGACCCGGACTTCCACCGCCGCGACCTCTGGGAGTCCATCGAGCGCGGTGACTTCCCCGAGTACGAGCTGGGGCTGCAAATCATCCCCGAAGGCGACGAGCTCAAGTACGGCTTCGACCTGCTGGACGCCACCAAGCTGCTCCCCGAGGAGCTGGTGCCGGTGCAGCGCGTGGGCAAGCTGACGCTCAACCGCAACCCGGACAACTTCTTCGCGGAGACGGAGCAGGTGGCCTTCTGCGTGGCCAACATCGTCCCCGGCATCGACTTCACCAATGACCCGCTGATGCAGGCGCGGCTCTTCTCGTACCTGGACACGCAGCTCACGCGGCTGGGCGGGCCCAACTTCGCGGAGCTGCCCATCAACAAGCCGGTGTGCCCCGTCACCAACCACCAGCAGGACGGCTTCGGGCGACAGACCATCCCCACGTCGCGCGCCAACTACCACCCCAACTCCCTGGGCGGCGGCTGCCCGGTGCTGGCGAACCCCGCGAGCGCTTTCCGCCACACCCAGGAGCGCGTGGAGGGCCACACGATTCGCGCGCGCAGCGGCAGCTTCAGCGACCACTTCAGCCAGGCCACCCTCTTCTACAAGAGCCTGTCGAAGCCGGAGCAGGAGCACCTCGTGGCCGCGCTCGAGTTCGAGGTCGGCAAGGTGGAGCGCGCGGAGATTCGCGAGCGCGTGGTGAACCAGATTCTGGTGAACGTGGACCCGGAGCTGGCCGTGCGCGTGGCGCGCGCCGTGGGCGTCACGCCGCCGAAGGCGACCAGGCCCCCCAAGCCGTCCAAGGCCGCGGCCAAGAAGGCGGCGCCCTCGGTGGAAGTGTCCCCGGCGCTGAGCATGGAGAACTCGCCGCATGACTCCATCCGGACGCGGAAGATCGCGGCCCTGGTATCGGACGGGTTCGCCGGCAAGGAGCTGGACGGCGTGCGCAAGGTGCTGGAGGAGCGCGGCGCGACGCTGGAGCTGGTGGGCCCCACGCTGAGCCCGGTGACGAGCCAGGAAGGCCGGGAGGAGCGGCCCCTGCGGACCTTCTCCACGGCGTCCTCCGTCATGTACGACGCCGTCTACGTGCCCGGTGGAGAGAAGAGCGTCGCGGCCCTGCGGCGCGCGCCGCTGGCGGTGGACTTCGTGCGCGAGGCCTACGTGCACTGCAAGGCGCTGGCGCTCTCCGCGGACGCCAACACCTTGCTGGACGCCGCGGGCGTGCGCGACCTGGAGGCGCCGCCGAGCAAGGGCCTGGACGCCACGCGCGGCGTCGTCCGCAGCGCGAAGGTGGAGACGAAGGGCCTCGGCCAGCTCTTCGCCGAGTCCATCGCCCGCCGCCACTGGGAGCGTGAGGCCCCGCCCCCGGCGTAGCTCAGCCGCCTGAGCCCATCCGCCCCGCGAGCAGGCCCAGCACGAAGGCCAGCACGGCCAGCAGTCCCGCCCAGACGGGCGGGACGCCCTTCGCGGAGGCGGAAGGGCTCGCGACGCGCACCGCGCCCGCTTCCTCGGGGACGATGACGCGGACCTTGATGACGGCCTGGGTGAGCACGGCCTCGACGTCGGTGAGGAAGCGCTCGTACTCCTCGGCCTGCATCTCCAGCGGCTCGCCGTGGTGAAGCTCGTACCGCTTCGCAACCGCCTCGAAGTTGCGGAGCTGGGCCTCGCGCTTGGACACATCCACCCAGCCACACGTCAGCGAGGTCCCCGCGCCCTTGCGAGGCACCAGGGAGATGGCTTGCCGCGCCAGCTTCCCGCCTGCGGTGCTGGGCCCTTCCGGCTCGTCGATGCGCAGCACTCGGTGAGGACCGCGGCCATACATCTTCGTCGACAGCGCGTCGCGGAGCTGCTCGGCCAGCAGCGCCGAGTGGTTCGCGAACATCGTCCGCAGCGCGGGAGCCTCTTCCGCGGCCACCACCTTCGCGCCCAGGGGCTCCAACGGACTCAGCCGCACCACGCCCACGCTGGCGGGGGACGCACTGGCCTTGGGCGGGCTGGCGCGCTTCTCCGGGCCTCCGCGCGGCCTGGGAGGTTTCGGAGGCATGACAGGCGCTGGAGGCTCGGTCCGCGCGCTTCTGGCGGCGCTGCGTGAGCGCCCCGCCCAGGCGGGCCTCGCGTCCGGGACGGGCCCCATCCGCGTCTCCAGCGCGGGAGGCTCCAAGGGGGGCAGGTCCTCATCGTGGGAGAAGGACTCCACGGGGCCCATGCGCGTTTCCTCGAAGCGGGGCTCCACGGGCCCCATGCGCGTCTCCTCGGGGCGCGTGAAGAGCGGAATGTCCCGCGTCGCGTCCTCGTCCTCTTCCGGGGCGATGCGTGGCTCCTCGGAACGCCCCGGGCGACCGGGCCGCCTCTTCCCGTCAGACATGTCCGTCCCTCTCCCGGGCGAGCATACTTCAAGGCCGGGCCGGCGCCCCTTCACGGACGCCTCCCGGCCTTCACCGCCCTGGACGCCGCGGACTCAGGCCCCCGGCGCCGGGGCTGGCGTCTCGCCGCTCGGCAGGACGGCCTGCATCACCAGGCTCAGCGCCACCACCAGCGCACAGCCGATGACGTTGAACCAGAGGTAGCCCACGTCGGAGAGGAAGAAGAGGGCAATCACCGCCGCCTGGGAGATGACGGCCGCCGCGAACACGGCATGGCCGCGCACGCGCTTCACGAAGAAGGCCACCAGGAAGATGCCCAGCACCGTGCCGTAGAAGATGGAGCCCAGGATGTTCACCGCCTGGATGAGGTTGTCCAAGAGCGACGCGAACGTCGCGAAGCCCACCGCGACGACGCCCCAGAACACGGTGAACAGCTTCGACGCCACCAGCACGTGCCGGTCGGAAGCGTTGCGCTGGAAGACCCGCCGGTAGAAGTCCACCGTCGTCGTCGTGCCCAGGGCCGTCAGCTCGCTGGCGATGGAGCTCATGGCCGCGGACAGGATGACGGCGATGAGCAGGCCGAACAGGCCGCTGGGCAGCCAGCGCTTCACGAAGGAGATGAAGATGTAGTCGGAGTCCTTCGTCTCCGCGCCCGGCAGCGCGCGGGCCACCAGGTCCTTGGCCTCCTTTCGGACGGCGCTCGCCTCCTGCGCGCGGCCCTGCAGCAGCGCCCGCGACGCATCCCCGGCCGCCACGTCGCCTGAATCGACGGCCGACAGGTAGCGCTCCACTTCCGCGCGCTTGCCGGACTGGACCTGCTCCCACTTCGACTCCAGCGCGGCGTACTCAGCCGCCTGCTCTGTGCCCTGCACACGGGTGCGCAGCGCCTCGTTGAAGAGCAGCGGCGGCGTGTTGAACTGGTAGAAGGCGAAGACGAGAATCCCGACGAAGAGGATGAGGAACTGCATCGGGATTTTCAGCACGCCATTGAAGAGCAGCCCCAGCCGGCTCTCGGAGATGGAGCGGCCGGAGAGATAGCGGCCCACTTGCGACTGGTCCGTGCCGAAGTACGACAGGGACAGGAACAGTCCTCCGGTGATGCCGGACCAGAAGTTGTAGCGGTCCTGCATGTCGAAGTCGAAGCTGACCACGTTCATCCGGCCGAAGGCACCCGCGACGTCCACCGCCTTGCCGAACGACACGTGCTCCGGCAGCCGCCAGATGATGACGATGGCGGCCACCACCATGCCGCCCATCATCACCACCATCTGCTGCTTCTGCGTCTGGCTCACCGCCTTGGCCCCACCCGTCACCGTGTAGAGGATGACCACCGCGCCCATGACGATGACGGTGGGCTCCAGCGGCCAGCCGAGGATGGCGGAGAGGATGATGGCGGGCGCGTAGATGGTGATGCCGGCCGCGAGTCCCCGCTGGATGAGGAAGAGGAACGCGCCCAACAGCCGCGTCTTCAGGTCGAAGCGTGACTCCAGGTACTCATAGGCCGTGATGACATTCAGCCGGTAGTAGATGGGCACGAAGACGGCGCTGATGATGATCATCGCGATCGGCAGTCCGAAGTAGAACTGCACGAAGCGCATCCCGTCCTCGTAGGCCTGTCCGGGGACGGAGAGGAACGTGATGGCGCTGGCCTGCGTGGCCATCACCGCCAGGCCGATGGTGGGCCACTTCAACTCACGGCCGCCGCGCAGGTACTCGTCGCTGGTGGCCGTCCCTCGGGACTTCCAGAGGCCCCACGCCACGATGAACGCGATGGTGCCACCGAGCACCAACCAGTCGAGCCCCGTCACGAATACACCTCCGTGAGCACCCAACCCAGGGCGAGGAACAGGACGAAGGTGCCCAGCACCAGGATGTAGATGTTGCGCCACGAGCCCAGCAGCGGCGGCGCGTCATCGAGCTCGGGCCGGGGCGCGGGGACCTCGGCGGAAGGCTCACTCGGATTCAGATGGGGGGCAGTGCTCATTGAGAAAGGATGTTGGCCAACAGGCGGTAGGCGCCGGGAACGCCGGCGGGAAGCTGACGGAAGAAAGCGAGGCCCGTGTAGACGAACGTGCCCTTGCCATGGCGGGCGACCAGCAGCGCGCCCTGGAGCGGCGCCTCGCCGGCATCGTGCATGGCGAACACGGGCTGGTAGCGAGCGTCCCACGACGACGCGAAGTAGAGGCCGCGCTCCTGCACCCAGCCCTCGAAGTCCGCGGCCGTCAGCGCATTGGGCGCGCGCAGCAGCGGCTCATCGGCGCGGAGCGGCGTCATCACCGCCGTCTCATCCGTCACCCGGTCGCGGCCAATCTCCAGCGGATAGGGCCCGACGAAGGACGTGAGCGGCCCCACGCGGCTGTTGGTGTTGTACTGCACCACCAGCCGCCCGCCGCCTTCCACGTACTGGAGCAGCCGCTCCCGGTGGACGGTCAGGTGCGTGTTGGCGTTGAAGGCGCGCACGCCCACGAGGATGGCGTCGAAGCGCTCCAGCTTCTCCTGGGCCAGCCGCTCCTCGGGGAGCAGCGTTACCTCGTAACCCACCGCGCGCAGGCTCTCCGCGACGCGGTCGCCCGGACCGGGGATGTAGCCGATGCGCTTGCCCTTCGTGGCCAGGGAGAGCGGCACCACCGTGGCCGTGGAGGGCTGGCGCACCGTCAGCGGCGGGATGTGGGGATAGGACACGGAGCGGGCACGCCAGGACCAGGCGCGGTCCCCCACGTCGACATCCACGAAGAGGTCACCCTTCCGCGCCGAGCCCTGGGGCGGCGTCACCTGGAAGGTGACGGTGCGCTCGTCTCCGCGCGCCGCGAGCTTGAACTCCACCGAGGCGGGCTCCACGCGCCACCCGGGCGGCGCCACCATCCGCACCGTACCCGGCACCTGGTCCATCCCCGCGGCCAGCACCACCGGCACGGCACGGGACGCCCCGTTGGGGAACATGAGCACGTCCTGCGCCAGCGTGGCGGTGACGGGCGGGACGACCTCGAAGTCACGGTAGAGCTCGCCGCGCACCGGGTCCGTCCAGACGTAGACCACCGGACGCACCGCGCGGAAGCGCCGGCCCGCGACCTTGTATTCGAACGCCACCGACAGCGCGGGAACGCCCTCTGGCTGGCCGGTGAGCGCGCGGTCCTCGCCCTCGAGCGTGTAGAGCCCTCCCGTGACAGGCTCGCGGAGCCAGTAGGGCGTGGAGATGGGCGCCGTCGTCGGCAGCGTCACCGTGCGCGACAGCTTCAAGGGCACGTTCGCCCCCAGCGCCTTCCCCACGGCCTCGGGCTTCTCGCCCGGCAGCGTCAACCCCACCCACTCGACGGCGGCGGGCGAGCGGTTCAGCGCCACCACGTCCAACGCCACCGGCAGCCCCGGGATGCCCGTGGGCGCGGCGGCACGCACCTCCAGGAACAGACCCGCGCAGGCGGCGATGAGCGCCTCCGTCTCCCGCAGCTTGGGCGCCTTCCACGGATGGGTGTCCGGCAGCGCGGTCAGCGCCTCGTGGACGCGGACGAGCGAGGGAAGGGAGCGGTGGGGGGCGCGCGCATCGAACGCCTTCGCCGCGGCGGCCACCGCGCGGGACACGGCCTCGGAGCCCTTCCAACGCCTCCAGGAGAAGTCGAGCCCCTCGAACACGTCGCGCTTCGGCAGCGTCCCCGCCAGCGGGGTGAAGTACTCCGTGCTGGGGCCTCGGTCCACGGCCTGACCGAAGCCCTGGCTCTTGTGCTGGCTGCGGCTCTCCGCGGCCACCTCGCCCCACGAACGCCCGAGCAGCGCGTCGTAGCCGCCCACCTCCAGCTTCACGTAGCGGGACAGGTCCTCATCGGGCTTGAACCACCACTGGGAGGCGTTCTGCAGCAGGCGGTCCGCCTTCCATGGCTTCACCTCGGAGAGCTGCTCGGGGAAGCGCTTCGGGTCGGCGGCGGCGATGAAGGCCTCCGCCGCGAGCAGCGCGGAGGCCGTGTGGTGCCCGTGGTTCGGCGGCTCCGTGGTGAAGCGGGTGATGATGACGTCTGGCTGGAAGCGGCGGATGGCGAGCACCACGTCCGCCAGCACCTCTTCATGTCCCCAGATGCGCAGCGCCTCTTCCGCGCTCTTCGAGTAGCCGAAGTCTCGCGCCCGCGTGAAGAACTGCTCCGCGCCGTCCACGCGCCGAGCGGCGAGCAGCTCGTGCGTGCGGATGAGCCCCAGCAGGGCGTCCTGCTCGGTGCCGATGAGGTTCTGCCCACCATCGCCGCGCGTCACGGACAGGTAACCCGCGCGCAGGCCGCGCTCTCCCACCAGCCACGCGAGCAAGCGCGTGTTCTCGTCGTCCGGGTGGGCCGCGACATAGAGGACACTGCCCGTCACACCGAGCCGCTTCAGGCCCGCCGCGATTTCACCCGCATGGAGCTGCCGAGGAGGCTGCGCCACCGCCTTCGACCCGATTCCAAGGCTCATGGCCAGCGTCATTCCGAGGAGCAGGTTCCGCATTCGGGCGGACCCTATAACAAGCCTCTCCCCTGCGCGCGGCTCGCGTTCGCTCCGGGATGACACACGCCGTCACGGCCGCACATGACGTGCAAGCGTGCACTTCCGGTGGCGCGCCCGCCGCGACCTGTTATCACGGCATGCCGTGACGTCCCCGTTCTCGACCGCGTGGCTTCGCGGAGATGCGTCCGCGCTCTCCTTCCTTCCCGACGACTATCGACACCGTGAAGCGCGCGCCCGGGCCGTGGCCGCCGCCGCGTCGCGCGCGGTGTCGCCCGCGCTGCTGGACGTCCTCGGTGCGCAGAACGCGCGCCTCGCGCCCAGTCCCGCGCGGGAGCGCAACCTCGCGCTGCTCGCGAAGCCTGGCACCGTGGCGGTGGTGACGGGGCAGCAGATGGGCCTCTTCCTGGGGCCGCTGTACACGCTCTACAAAGCCGCGTCCGCCATCGTCACGGCGCGCGCGCTTCAGGAAGAAACCGGCCGGCCCTGTGTTCCCGTCTTCTGGCTCCAGACGGAGGACCACGACCTCCCGGAGATTGACCACTGTGTCATCCCACGTCCGGGCGGAGGGCCCTGTCGCCTGGCGCTCGAGCTTCCGGATGCAGCAACGTCTCGAGCGCCCATCGCCCACCGCCACCTTGGACCCAGCGTCCTCCCCGCCCTGGCCACCCTCCGCGCCGAGCTGGAAGCAGAGCCCCATGCGGAGGAATTCCTCTCCCTGCTGGAGCGGGCCTACCGCCCTGAAGCCACGCTCGCGGGAGCCTTCACCGACGTCCTGTCCTCCCTCTTCGCCGACGAGGGGCTCGTCTTCCTCGACCCGAGAGACGCACGACTGGCGCCACTCGCCGCGCCCGTGCACCGCTTCGCCCTCCAGGAAGCGGGGGCACTCTCCTCGGTGCTCGCGGCCCGAGCGGAGGCGCTCACCCGCGCGGGCTACACGGTGCAGGTCCATGTCCGTCCGGGCTCGCCGCTCAGCTTCTTCTCACCCGATGCGCTCGATGGCCCGCGCTACCGGCTGGACCCGGCGGAAGCGGGCGCCTGGAGTCTGGTGGGTCACCCGGAAAGCAGCGCCATCACCCAGGACGCGCTGCATGCCGCCCTGGAGCGAGAGCCGCTGCGCTTCACCACGTCCGCGCTGCTGCGCCCCCTCCTCCAGGACACGTGGCTCCCCACGGCCGCGTATGTCGGCGGCCCGGGCGAGCTGGCCTACTTCGCGCAACTGGCGCCGCTCTACGCCCACGCGGGCCGTCCGATGCCGCTCGCCATTCCCCGGGCCCGCTTCCGCGTGCTCGATGACCGCACGCGGCGGTGGCTGGGCAAGGTGGGGCTCCAGCCGGATGAGGTGAACGTGCCGCGCGAAGCGCTGCTCACGCGGCTGGCCACGCGTGATGCCCCGGAGTCGCTGGAGACGCCCGAGGCCCTGGAGGCCCGCCTCTTCGGCGCATTCTCCTCCGAGCTGGAGCGCGTCGCCGGGCAGGTGTCCGCGGTGGACGCGAACCTCCAGGACGCGCTGCGCCGCACCCAGGGCACGGTGCGTGTCGCGGTGTCCCGGCTGACGGGCCGCTACCGCCGCGCGCTCGCCCGGCGTGATGCCACCGCGGCCGAACAGGTGGACCGCCTGCGCACCGTCCTCTTCCCGGAGGACGCGCCCCAGGAGCGGATCCTCGGGCTGCCCTACTTCGCCTGCCGCATCGGGACGCGCGCCTTCACGAAGACGGTGCTGGACGCGTGTGTCCCCTTCTCCGGTGATTCGAAGGACCTGACGCCATGAGCGCGACCGGCACCGCCTACGGCATCGACGTCCTCGCCTTTGGCCCACACCCGGATGACGTGGAGCTGTTCTGCGGCGGGCTACTGGCGAGCATGGCCACCCGTGGCTACCGCACCGGCATCGTCGACCTGACGCGCGGCGAGAAGAGTTCGCGCGGCACGCTCCAGTCCCGCGCGGAGGAGACGGAAGCCGCCACCCGCGCGCTGGGGCTGGCCCACCGGGAGAACCTGGAGCTGCCCGACGGCTGGCTCAATCCGTGGGCGGGCTTCGACACGCCCGAGCCCGAGCGCGCCCGCACCGCCGCCGTGGCCCGCGTGGTGGAAGCGCTGCGCCGCCTGCGCCCGGAGCTGGTCGTCGTACCCTGGGAGCAGGAGCGCCACCCGGACCACGAGGCCGCCAGTGCGCTGGTGACGCGCGCCCTCTTCTTCGCAGGCGTGCGCAAGTTCGACGCGGAGCCCGCCGCGGAGCCCTTCACGCCGCGGCAGGTCCTCTACTACCCGATGCGGCACCTGGCCGAGCCCAGCGTCATCGTCGACGTCTCCGCCGTCTACGAGCGCAAGCTGGCGGCGGTGCACTGCTATGCCAGCCAGGTGATGCCCCGTCCGGACGCCCCGCCCACGCTGGTGGGCTCACCGCTGTCGGTGTCCTCGCTGGAAGCCCGGGATCGCTTTCATGGCGCGCAGATTGGCGTCACCCACGGCGAGCCCTACATCCTCCGCGAGGCGTTGGGGCTGGCCGACCCGCTCGACCATTTTCGCAGGAATAGCTTCGCCAAGCCCCTGTTCTTCCCGTCACGCACATGAACGCCCCGCTCAACGTGGCCATCACCTGCTTTCCAACCTTCGGTGGCAGCGGCATGGTCGCCACGGAGATTGGCCTCGCGATGGCGGACCGGGGCCACCGCGTCCACTTCATCGCTCGGGACCTGCCGGTCCGCCTCCATGGCGCGAACCGGAAGGTCGTCTTCCACGAGGTGACGGAGAGCGACTACCCGGCGCTCCAGCAGTCCGGCACCTATCCCATCGCGCTGGCCTCCAAAATGATCGAGGTCGCCAGCTACGAGCGCCTGGACATCCTCCACGTCCACTACGCGGTGCCCCACGCCACCGCCGCGTGGATGGCGCGCGAGGTGCTGGGCCACAAGGCGCCGCGAGTCGTCACCACGCTGCACGGGACGGACACCACGCTGGTGGGAATCGACCCCAGCTACCTGCCGATTACGCGCTTCTCCATCACGCGAAGCGACGCGGTGACGGTGCCGTCGGCCTACCTGCGCCGCGCGACGTGGCGGGGCTTCGACATTCCCGAGAGCGTCCCCATCGACGTCATCACCAACTTCGTGGACACCGCCCGCTATGCCCCGGTGCGAGACCGCGCCTGCCTGCGCGCGCTCTTCCCCGCCCTGCGTGACCACGAGCCGGTGCTCATCCACGTCTCCAACTTCCGGCCGGTGAAGCGCATCACCGACGTGGTCGCCATCTTCACCGAGGTCCACCGCCACCGTCCCTGCCGCCTGGTGATGGTGGGAGACGGTCCGGAGCGCTCACCCGCGGAGCGGATGCTGCGGGAGATGGGCCTGGAGGGCCGCGTCGCGTTCCTCGGCAAGCAGGACCGCTTCGAGGAGCTGGTCGCCGCCTCCGACGTCTTCCTGCTCCCCAGCGAGCAGGAGAGCTTCGGGCTCGCCGCGCTGGAAGCGCTCAGCTGCGGCGTTCCCGTGGTGGCCAGCGACCTGGGCGGAATCCCGGAGCTCGTCACGCACGGGGAGACGGGCTTCCTGGCGCCGCTGGGTGACGTCCCGGCCATGGCCCGGCACGTGCTCACATTGGTCGAGGACGCGGAGCGTTGGCAGGGCTTCTCACACCGCGCGCGGGCGCAGGTCCTGGAACGCTTCCAGAAGGAACCCGCCATCGACCGCTACGAGGCGCTCTACCGCCGGCTCCTGACGGGGCCCCTCCGTCGCTGAGGAGCCCCGGGAGTGGCTGGCTACTTCTTGTTCTTCCACTCCGCCAGCGCCTTGGAGACCTGGTCACGGTAGAAGAAGTTCTTGTCCTTCTGCCCCAGGTCCCACGCGGTCTGCGCGGCCTTGCGGGCATCGCTGTACTTGCCCATCTGCGACAGGACGCCCGCGCGAACCCAGTGGTTGTACCAGGTGCCGTTGGCGGCCACGGCCGCGTCGGCGTGCTTCAGCGCGGCGGCGTAGTCCTTGGTGGTCTCCGCCACGTAGGAGGCGGCGCTCACGTGCATGCCGGCAATGCCCTTCTGCGCCTCCGCGATGTTGGCCTTCGCGATGGCCGCCGTGTCCACCGTGATGGGGACGGAGACGCGCAGCTTCTCCCACTCCAGGTCCAGCCGCGTGCTGTTGTCCGTGGTGTCGGTGAAGAGGTACGTCAGGCGCTCACGCGACGGAATCTCCGTGGTGGTGGCGCTCACCGACGCCACGTCCTTGGAGGTGTCGTAGGGCGCGCCGCCCCGCCACAGGCCCAGGTCCGTGTTCAGCATCACCTTCCAACCCTTCTGCGAGGGCAGGCTGACGATGGCGTAGGAGCCCGCCGGAACGGCCTTGCCGCCGAAGGTGACGGGGTGGCTGAAGGTAAT contains these protein-coding regions:
- a CDS encoding catalase produces the protein MKLRKPSAKTRPTTLKSESLEPHRMHAVGKVLTTDQGIPISDTDNSLKAGIRGPTLLEDFHFREKMMRFDHERIPERAVHARGAGAHGYFQVYKSLEKYTQARFLTDPSLRTPVFVRFSTVGGSRGSADTVRDVRGFATKFYTEEGNFDLVGNNMPVFFIQDGIKFPDFVHAVKPEPHNEIPQASSAHDSLWDFVSLVPETTHMIMWLMSDRAIPRSFRMMEGFGVHTFRLVNAAGKANLVKFHWKPLLGNHALVWDEAQKLSGKDPDFHRRDLWESIERGDFPEYELGLQIIPEGDELKYGFDLLDATKLLPEELVPVQRVGKLTLNRNPDNFFAETEQVAFCVANIVPGIDFTNDPLMQARLFSYLDTQLTRLGGPNFAELPINKPVCPVTNHQQDGFGRQTIPTSRANYHPNSLGGGCPVLANPASAFRHTQERVEGHTIRARSGSFSDHFSQATLFYKSLSKPEQEHLVAALEFEVGKVERAEIRERVVNQILVNVDPELAVRVARAVGVTPPKATRPPKPSKAAAKKAAPSVEVSPALSMENSPHDSIRTRKIAALVSDGFAGKELDGVRKVLEERGATLELVGPTLSPVTSQEGREERPLRTFSTASSVMYDAVYVPGGEKSVAALRRAPLAVDFVREAYVHCKALALSADANTLLDAAGVRDLEAPPSKGLDATRGVVRSAKVETKGLGQLFAESIARRHWEREAPPPA
- a CDS encoding sodium:solute symporter; translated protein: MTGLDWLVLGGTIAFIVAWGLWKSRGTATSDEYLRGGRELKWPTIGLAVMATQASAITFLSVPGQAYEDGMRFVQFYFGLPIAMIIISAVFVPIYYRLNVITAYEYLESRFDLKTRLLGAFLFLIQRGLAAGITIYAPAIILSAILGWPLEPTVIVMGAVVILYTVTGGAKAVSQTQKQQMVVMMGGMVVAAIVIIWRLPEHVSFGKAVDVAGAFGRMNVVSFDFDMQDRYNFWSGITGGLFLSLSYFGTDQSQVGRYLSGRSISESRLGLLFNGVLKIPMQFLILFVGILVFAFYQFNTPPLLFNEALRTRVQGTEQAAEYAALESKWEQVQSGKRAEVERYLSAVDSGDVAAGDASRALLQGRAQEASAVRKEAKDLVARALPGAETKDSDYIFISFVKRWLPSGLFGLLIAVILSAAMSSIASELTALGTTTTVDFYRRVFQRNASDRHVLVASKLFTVFWGVVAVGFATFASLLDNLIQAVNILGSIFYGTVLGIFLVAFFVKRVRGHAVFAAAVISQAAVIALFFLSDVGYLWFNVIGCALVVALSLVMQAVLPSGETPAPAPGA
- a CDS encoding PIG-L family deacetylase; the encoded protein is MRNLLLGMTLAMSLGIGSKAVAQPPRQLHAGEIAAGLKRLGVTGSVLYVAAHPDDENTRLLAWLVGERGLRAGYLSVTRGDGGQNLIGTEQDALLGLIRTHELLAARRVDGAEQFFTRARDFGYSKSAEEALRIWGHEEVLADVVLAIRRFQPDVIITRFTTEPPNHGHHTASALLAAEAFIAAADPKRFPEQLSEVKPWKADRLLQNASQWWFKPDEDLSRYVKLEVGGYDALLGRSWGEVAAESRSQHKSQGFGQAVDRGPSTEYFTPLAGTLPKRDVFEGLDFSWRRWKGSEAVSRAVAAAAKAFDARAPHRSLPSLVRVHEALTALPDTHPWKAPKLRETEALIAACAGLFLEVRAAAPTGIPGLPVALDVVALNRSPAAVEWVGLTLPGEKPEAVGKALGANVPLKLSRTVTLPTTAPISTPYWLREPVTGGLYTLEGEDRALTGQPEGVPALSVAFEYKVAGRRFRAVRPVVYVWTDPVRGELYRDFEVVPPVTATLAQDVLMFPNGASRAVPVVLAAGMDQVPGTVRMVAPPGWRVEPASVEFKLAARGDERTVTFQVTPPQGSARKGDLFVDVDVGDRAWSWRARSVSYPHIPPLTVRQPSTATVVPLSLATKGKRIGYIPGPGDRVAESLRAVGYEVTLLPEERLAQEKLERFDAILVGVRAFNANTHLTVHRERLLQYVEGGGRLVVQYNTNSRVGPLTSFVGPYPLEIGRDRVTDETAVMTPLRADEPLLRAPNALTAADFEGWVQERGLYFASSWDARYQPVFAMHDAGEAPLQGALLVARHGKGTFVYTGLAFFRQLPAGVPGAYRLLANILSQ
- the bshC gene encoding bacillithiol biosynthesis cysteine-adding enzyme BshC, with the protein product MHFRWRARRDLLSRHAVTSPFSTAWLRGDASALSFLPDDYRHREARARAVAAAASRAVSPALLDVLGAQNARLAPSPARERNLALLAKPGTVAVVTGQQMGLFLGPLYTLYKAASAIVTARALQEETGRPCVPVFWLQTEDHDLPEIDHCVIPRPGGGPCRLALELPDAATSRAPIAHRHLGPSVLPALATLRAELEAEPHAEEFLSLLERAYRPEATLAGAFTDVLSSLFADEGLVFLDPRDARLAPLAAPVHRFALQEAGALSSVLAARAEALTRAGYTVQVHVRPGSPLSFFSPDALDGPRYRLDPAEAGAWSLVGHPESSAITQDALHAALEREPLRFTTSALLRPLLQDTWLPTAAYVGGPGELAYFAQLAPLYAHAGRPMPLAIPRARFRVLDDRTRRWLGKVGLQPDEVNVPREALLTRLATRDAPESLETPEALEARLFGAFSSELERVAGQVSAVDANLQDALRRTQGTVRVAVSRLTGRYRRALARRDATAAEQVDRLRTVLFPEDAPQERILGLPYFACRIGTRAFTKTVLDACVPFSGDSKDLTP
- the bshB1 gene encoding bacillithiol biosynthesis deacetylase BshB1; protein product: MSATGTAYGIDVLAFGPHPDDVELFCGGLLASMATRGYRTGIVDLTRGEKSSRGTLQSRAEETEAATRALGLAHRENLELPDGWLNPWAGFDTPEPERARTAAVARVVEALRRLRPELVVVPWEQERHPDHEAASALVTRALFFAGVRKFDAEPAAEPFTPRQVLYYPMRHLAEPSVIVDVSAVYERKLAAVHCYASQVMPRPDAPPTLVGSPLSVSSLEARDRFHGAQIGVTHGEPYILREALGLADPLDHFRRNSFAKPLFFPSRT